In one window of Macadamia integrifolia cultivar HAES 741 chromosome 2, SCU_Mint_v3, whole genome shotgun sequence DNA:
- the LOC122060748 gene encoding uncharacterized protein At1g21580 isoform X2, producing MEPPPFHHHHHHNNNRYAPVAPPRLSGDRNFYHHHHLPPPPQPPPPPPPPPTQPPFPPIYHHHHRHPSQFPLPNSHPIIENDPRRQYPFEVERLPRAPVSDRIIFDHHRQPQFPDDHRHLPDAWDPPPPRVPPQLPRTFPVNWENEPTRNPLSAHPMSPYRSASDGNFNDRKRFVDDQESSQFLEYPMDGFERNQNDEFFYDQSDNRVSTSGSSHSNYFRNRISFDNSVSTRNYAQSVGNHGMNFNFESDNGRSRDGRGAGDCTDEGRIWVSTRPNSRDAGTFVNGIEIGDKEIMGEDDDRVVSGKRFQYMTKMGKFNNRIGNEGSQEIVHTPKKKPQKLSALQRIQLGKATPRKLHSSAYFDDSNSGSFRSKGPLVFSDQRSEEERVSSPVELDVSFKSNSLVAKQVVAPSSPVVGSNGSSILKTKRINKVMTPVSVSPSKGPVSGDGSLLGVDDASSSDKGPMHLEEKHTVSGTAVMDDVGSQSCSSVVNLSIGKKAKEGSPGDMASTKASIDINASPGKSTAKIKKKRKITASHSTLSSSQASEIRKKPINANQSTSGEDASLSTCKGRMCLEEKMSISAVQEIENVDFKPCPNAATVLLEKDAVQGSAVAMVSGKEDIKIVSDVEVGPNVEKIMKDKSDFPGLSSSQVFEIHEEVVNTNSSLRDLDLNLDPPKNLCHLDDRGTVSDASPANDVDSHGHTDGRTAVLKGSAVQGSPEVRIERTGDANVVSDGACTQKSCEKTKVKSPPSACLRSRSSENHDKTVNRDSPMDCVDAVSSSDKVPVDSAEKVTISGTETLGDIGMQHCPYVVGVSLGSSAVKGSPEATNSVVNVRNVESNVASTHKIRRKRKAQVLKIHEGLSSRNSSNNCEDPTSSLDNVPSQSKEKSRVSNSKNMRNVSSLPFSNGIVVTDEIITVKGSPKAVNSAKGVLNADPDGRRVPNIERQGKGLDSFLDLSSSQAPDTHGGAIDSGNPIPDSNAITGSENIPVCSEQQVSVSSIGYVDSVALKPCPNEVSVLLEHSSVKESPKVMDFSKESFSESITKLEHPRPDSCSFVEESAVLDLQFPCLSGFRGEHLDNAIPGVVMSSCQEYPLQDNILGKESGRGREQTEQDASKVDCMLGRENSKDSCGLHPQAQGQLGGVPLDIQTSCLDESPPSTAMEDKSTSNYLSLSIDIISDSNGEQMEAVPDKSSEIESPESLSKFPEKHILNAEQSLPNMSNENIHGDNNKPDEKTIVKDAFTVTSHKLCVFTPDVNMGSDKKMHIDGSITEKRASFTSQGARQSPIPKVTVGELNGKKISQTAGVPRAFQGRSSLVAGSFKDTAPSSHIANLRTWQRTDNPSVSLAGKKSSSIASPSQRQSPKKFGKVQSTSYIRKGNSLVRKGAPNVAFPQGSHNLSTTVNQLSAVDRDKTKKITASECKGNSFDPLSSSRKGGANPSIESLKTPPLPHSSKTQNCTTKSSQDFVYHSSKNPLSEGGSEATPDSTKVTENEDASKHAKSSENQASVSNNLGIQSTLKDGNSQSSKKNIVYVKHKSNQLVAASSPGIQDPSINVPEKTQASSSSIYSDSYYKRSKNQLIRNVQIPGSQVKQSITIHDDSSNSEGKRVSTVPSVKCSRSLSKRRPHKGLGKTCKSSKSSLVWTLHGTKSENEDKKALQCQKVWPCIFPWKRMAYRKYCRYGSVSMSNRNSISHIRKLQLSRKRDTVYTRSTGGFSLRKSKVLSIGGSNLKWSKSIEKRSKKVNEEATLAVVAAERKKREQKGASAIAGAKNRTQSSRKSGHSIELRPGERVFRIGFVRYKMDPSKRTLHRIADEKSGVDPQSGKNTRKSVIPRRLLIGNDEYVRIGNGNQLIRDPKKLIRFLASEKVRWSLHTARLRLARKQQYCQFFTRFGKCNKDDGKCPYIHDPTKVAVCTKFLKGLCDNSDCKLTHKVIPERMQDCSYFLQGLCTNEKCPYRHVNVNPSAPVCEGFLRGYCVDGDECRKKHSYVCPVFEATGTCPQGSMCKLHHPKNQNKGKKRKRSKDRKNKRGRYFGSRFTDATKNSTVASNKPAVQNNGDIFFEEGGFANYISLDFSDEEAGETTNITDMYTTLCDSEPSELASDDLGDLIKPVRILNRKLT from the exons ATGGAGCCGCCACcgttccaccaccaccaccaccacaacaatAACAGGTACGCTCCCGTCGCACCCCCTAGGCTTTCCGGTGACCGTAATTtctatcaccaccaccacctcccacCGCCtccacaaccaccaccaccaccaccaccgccgccgACACAacctcctttccctcctatttACCATCATCACCACCGTCACCCTTCACAATTTCCTTTACCCAATTCCCACCCAATCATCGAAAACGACCCTAGAAGACAATACCCCTTCGAAGTCGAGCGCCTTCCTAGGGCTCCCGTCTCCGATCGTATTATCTTCGATCATCACCGCCAACCTCAATTCCCAGATGATCATCGCCATCTCCCCGATGCATGGGACCCACCACCTCCTAGGGTTCCTCCTCAGCTTCCGAGGACTTTCCCTGTTAATTGGGAGAACGAACCTACTCGCAATCCCTTATCTGCCCACCCAATGTCTCCCTATCGGTCTGCATCAGATGGGAATTTCAATGATCGGAAGAGATTTGTTGATGATCAAGAAAGTAGCCAATTTCTTGAGTATCCAATGGATGGGTTTGAGAGGAATCAGAACGATGAGTTCTTCTATGATCAGAGTGATAATCGTGTTAGTACTAGTGGTAGTAGTCATAGCAATTATTTCCGTAATCGTATTTCGTTTGATAACTCTGTGTCGACAAGGAATTATGCCCAGTCGGTGGGCAATCATGGTATGAATTTCAATTTTGAGTCTGACAATGGGCGCTCCCGGGATGGTAGAGGAGCAGGAGATTGTACGGATGAAGGTAGGATATGGGTTTCGACGAGGCCAAATTCTAGAGATGCAGGTACTTTTGTTAATGGCATTGAGATTGGAGATAAAGAGATTATGGGTGAGGATGATGATCGAGTTGTTTCGGGGAAACGTTTTCAGTATATGACGAAGATGGGGAAATTTAATAACAGGATTGGCAATGAGGGTTCCCAAGAGATTGTTCATACTCCGAAGAAGAAACCGCAAAAGCTGAGTGCTTTACAAAGGATTCAATTAGGGAAAGCCACTCCTAGGAAGTTGCACTCTTCTGCTTATTTCGATGACTCAAACTCGGGTTCCTTTAGATCTAAAGGCCCTCTGGTGTTTTCGGATCAAAGATCGGAAGAAGAAAGAGTAAGCAGTCCCGTTGAACTGGATGTTTCTTTCAAATCTAATTCCCTTGTAGCAAAGCAAGTTGTGGCTCCTTCAAGTCCTGTTGTCGGTTCTAATGGGTCAAGCATACTTAAGACTAAGAGGATAAACAAAGTCATGACGCCTGTTTCAGTTTCACCAAGTAAGGGACCCGTAAGTGGAGATGGCTCCTTACTTGGTGTGGATGATGCCTCAAGTTCTGACAAGGGTCCAATGCATTTGGAAGAAAAACATACAGTTTCTGGTACTGCAGTAATGGATGATGTTGGTTCACAATCTTGTTCAAGTGTGGTCAATCTATCAATTGGGAAAAAAGCAAAGGAAGGATCTCCTGGGGATATGGCTTCAACCAAAGCTAGCATTGATATTAATGCTAGTCCTGGGAAGAGCACTGCAAAGattaagaagaagaggaaaatcaCAGCCTCACATTCTACTTTGTCCAGTTCACAGGCATCTGAAATCCGCAAAAAACCAATAAATGCTAATCAATCCACGAGTGGTGAAGATGCTTCCTTGAGTACTTGCAAGGGTAGAATGTGTCTAGAAGAGAAAATGAGCATATCTGCTGTTCAAGAAATTGAGAATGTTGATTTTAAGCCTTGTCCAAATGCAGCCACTGTATTGCTTGAAAAGGATGCAGTCCAAGGATCTGCTGTTGCTATGGTTTCAGGAAAGGAGGACATTAAGATTGTTTCTGATGTTGAAGTTGGACCTAATGTTGAGAAGATTATGAAAGACAAGAGTGATTTCCCAGGTTTGTCAAGTTCACAGGTATTTGAAATCCATGAGGAAGTAGTAAACACAAATAGCTCTCTACGTGATCTGGATCTTAACTTAGATCCTCCTAAGAACTTATGTCATTTGGATGATAGAGGTACAGTTTCTGATGCTTCGCCTGCAAATGATGTTGATTCGCATGGTCATACTGATGGGCGCACTGCAGTGCTTAAGGGTAGTGCGGTGCAAGGTTCTCCTGAGGTAAGGATTGAAAGGACAGGTGATGCCAATGTTGTTTCAGATGGGGCATGTACACAGAAGAGCTGTGAGAAGACAAAAGTCAAGTCACCACCTTCAGCATGTTTAAGGTCACGGTCATCTGAAAATCATGACAAAACTGTTAATAGAGATAGCCCCATGGATTGTGTGGATGCTGTCTCAAGTTCTGACAAGGTCCCTGTGGATTCAGCAGAGAAAGTTACCATTTCAGGGACTGAGACTCTGGGTGATATTGGCATGCAGCATTGCCCATATGTAGTTGGTGTGTCACTTGGAAGCAGTGCTGTGAAAGGATCTCCAGAGGCTACAAATTCGGTTGTAAATGTTCGGAATGTTGAATCTAATGTGGCATCTACTCATAAAAttagaaggaagagaaaagctCAGGTATTGAAAATTCATGAGGGGCTTAGTAGTAGAAATAGTTCCAACAATTGTGAAGATCCTACTTCTAGTTTAGACAATGTTCCAtcacaatcaaaagaaaaatctagagtcTCTAATAGTAAGAATATGCGTAATGTCTCTTCACTGCCTTTTTCAAATGGCATTGTTGTTACAGATGAGATCATCACAGTGAAAGGATCTCCAAAAGCTGTGAACTCAGCAAAAGGTGTTCTAAATGCTGATCCTGATGGAAGGCGTGTTCCTAATATTGAGAGACAGGGGAAAGGCCTAGATTCATTTCTGGATTTGTCAAGTTCACAGGCACCTGATACTCATGGGGGGGCCATAGATTCTGGTAACCCCATCCCTGATTCGAATGCCATCACTGGTTCTGAAAATATTCCTGTTTGCTCAGAGCAGCAAGTTTCAGTTTCTTCTATTGGATATGTGGATAGTGTTGCCTTGAAGCCTTGTCCAAATGAGGTTTCAGTTTTGCTTGAGCACAGTTCAGTTAAGGAATCTCCAAAGGTTATGGATTTTTCTAAAGAAAGCTTCAGTGAGAGCATTACAAAACTTGAGCATCCTCGTCCTGATTCTTGTTCTTTTGTTGAGGAGTCAGCTGTCCTGGATCTGCAGTTCCCGTGTCTGTCAGGTTTTAGAGGTGAGCATCTAGATAACGCTATTCCTGGGGTGGTCATGTCCAGTTGTCAGGAATATCCTCTTCAAGATAATATTTTaggcaaggaaagtggaagaggaagagaacaaACGGAACAAGATGCATCAAAAGTAGATTGTATGCTTGGCAGAGAGAACTCCAAAGATTCTTGTGGCTTGCATCCACAGGCACAGGGCCAACTGGGTGGGGTGCCTTTGGATATCCAGACTTCTTGCTTAGATGAGAGTCCCCCCAGTACGGCCATGGAAGACAAGTCTACATCTAATTATTTGTCTTTGAGCATAGATATTATTTCTGACTCCAATGGGGAGCAAATGGAGGCTGTGCCCGATAAAAGTTCCGAGATAGAATCTCCAGAATCTTTGTCTAAGTTTCCAGAGAAACACATTCTGAATGCTGAACAGTCACTGCCTAACATGTCTAATGAAAATATTCACGGGGATAACAATAAACCAGATGAGAAGACCATTGTGAAAGATGCATTTACCGTAACTTCCCACAAATTATGTGTTTTCACTCCTGATGTCAATATGGGATCAGATAAAAAAATGCATATTGATGGGTCCATTACAGAGAAAAGAGCATCATTTACATCACAGGGAGCCAGACAATCACCGATCCCAAAAGTGACAGTTGGAGAATTGAATGGGAAGAAGATTTCCCAAACTGCTGGAGTTCCTAGGGCTTTTCAAGGTCGATCATCTTTGGTTGCAGGTTCATTTAAAGATACAGCTCCTTCATCTCACATTGCAAATTTGCGTACATGGCAGCGAACAGATAATCCTTCTGTTTCCTTGGCTGGAAAAAAGTCAAGTTCAATCGCCAGTCCTTCACAAAGGCAGTCTCCCAAAAAGTTTGGAAAGGTACAGAGCACTTCTTACATCCGTAAAGGTAACAGCCTTGTAAGGAAAGGTGCTCCAAACGTTGCTTTTCCCCAAGGATCTCATAATTTGAGTACAACTGTTAATCAGTTGAGTGCTGTGGATAGAGATAAAACCAAGAAAATTACTGCATCTGAGTGCAAGGGTAACAGTTTTGACCCTCTGAGTTCTTCAAGAAAGGGAGGAGCAAATCCTTCTATTGAGAGTTTGAAAACACCCCCATTACCGCATTCCAGCAAGACACAAAACTGCACAACAAAATCATCACAGGATTTTGTGTATCACTCATCGAAGAATCCTCTTTCAGAAGGTGGTTCAGAAGCTACTCCAGATTCTACAAAAGTGACTGAAAATGAGGATGCGTCCAAGCATGCAAAAAGTTCGGAAAATCAAGCTAGTGTGAGCAACAACTTGGGGattcaaagtaccttaaaagatgGTAATTCACAGTCTTCTAAGAAGAACATAGTGTATGTGAAGCATAAGTCGAATCAATTGGTTGCTGCTTCTAGTCCTGGAATTCAGGATCCATCCATCAATGTTCCTGAGAAGACCCAGGCGTCATCTTCTTCCATTTATTCTGATAGCTACTATAAAAGGAGCAAGAATCAACTTATTCGAAATGTTCAAATTCCTGGAAGTCAGGTCAAGCAATCCATTACCATCCATGATGACAGTTCAAATTCAGAGGGGAAAAGGGTTTCTACAGTTCCATCCGTAAAATGCAGTAGAAGTCTAAGTAAGAGAAGGCCCCATAAAG GCTTGGGAAAGACATGTAAATCATCGAAATCTTCTTTGGTATGGACATTGCATGGAACAAAATCAGAAAATGAAGACAAGAAAGCGTTGCAATGTCAAAAGGTATGGCCATGTATTTTCCCTTGGAAAAGAATGGCATACCGGAAGTATTGCAGATATGGTTCTGTTTCAATGTCCAATAGGAATTCTATCTCACATATCAG GAAATTGCAGCTTTCAAGGAAGCGGGATACAGTTTACACAAGATCAACTGGTGGCTTTTCTCTTCGGAAATCTAAGGTGTTAAGTATTGGTGGATCCAATCTAAAATGGTCAAAATCCATCGAAAAGCGCTCAAAGAAAGTTAATGAG GAGGCTACATTAGCTGTTGTTGCTGCAGAGAGGAAGAAACGAGAACAGAAGGGTGCCTCTGCTATTGCCGGTGCAAAGAACAGAACTCAATCTTCCCGTAAGTCAGGTCATAGTATAGAGCTGCGCCCAG GAGAGCGTGTCTTCCGTATCGGTTTTGTCCGATACAAGATGGATCCATCAAAACGAACACTTCACAGGATTGCAG ATGAGAAATCAGGTGTTGATCCCCAGTCAGGAAAGAACACCAGGAAATCTGTTATTCCAAGGAGGTTACTGATTGGCAACGATGA ATATGTCAGAATTGGAAATGGCAACCAGCTTATTAGAGATCCAAAGAAACTGATTCGCTTCTTGGCGAGTGAGAAAGTACGGTGGAGTCTGCACACTGCTAGATTGCGGTTGGCTAGAAAACAACAGTATTGCCAGTTCTTCACAAGATTTGGGAAATGCAACAAGGATGATGGAAAGTGTCCATATATCCATGATCCTACTAAAGTTGCAGTCTGCACCAAGTTCCTGAAGGGTTTATGTGACAACTCAGATTGCAAGTTGACACATAAG GTCATTCCAGAAAGGATGCAGGACTGTTCTTATTTCTTGCAGG GATTGTGTACCAATGAGAAGTGTCCATATAGGCATGTAAATGTGAACCCAAGTGCTCCAGTCTGTGAAGGATTCCTCAGGGGATATTGTGTTGATGGTGATGAG TGCCGTAAGAAGCATAGCTATGTATGTCCCGTATTTGAAGCAACAGGTACCTGTCCTCAAGGGTCCATGTGCAAGCTTCACCACCCGAAAAACCAAAACAAgggcaagaaaaggaaaaggtcaAAGGATCGGAAGAACAAGAGAGGGCGTTACTTTGGGTCCCGGTTTACTGATGCTACTAAAAACAGCACAGTTGCTTCGAACAAGCCGGCTGTACAGAACAATGGAGACATTTTCTTTGAGGAAGGAGGATTTGCTAATTATATAAGCCTTGATTTCAGCGATGAAGAAGCTGGAGAAACTACCAATATTACTGATATGTACACAACCTTGTGTGACAGTGAGCCCTCTGAGTTAGCATCGGATGATCTGGGTGATCTCATTAAACCGGTTCGTATCTTAAATAGAAAACTGACATAG